In a genomic window of Enterobacter asburiae:
- a CDS encoding fimbrial protein has protein sequence MYSVKKYRPYGQFIFLALLWLCSLRVEADCKVDGSSGFNPVPPFNIQQPAVTVQRDAPVGTVISRFITNGSGDMDLCIGPGTITYEMSMFNTPSSITNYYNTNVPGVGLSLQFVTTDFYFSKVRQYSFPIPTKIVVYPLEVTLIKTGDITSGVIGSGLLATAHGDDNVQSLTVNYAGNKVTQLACAITTPNLTFPIGDISASAFGNTVGTIPSGAQSTQNLGLDCDADANINVMLQGMQNPDVSTDSVLALTGQGNADVAKGVGVQLLYNGAPLALNNRIVLKQSAGGQETFPITARYYQTQASVSTGKANASATLDLTYQ, from the coding sequence ATGTATTCAGTAAAAAAATATCGGCCGTATGGGCAATTCATTTTTCTGGCACTGTTATGGTTATGCTCTCTGCGTGTTGAAGCAGACTGTAAGGTTGATGGGAGCAGTGGATTTAATCCAGTACCACCCTTTAACATACAGCAGCCCGCCGTGACGGTTCAGCGTGATGCTCCCGTTGGGACGGTAATCAGTCGCTTTATTACCAATGGCAGTGGTGATATGGATCTTTGTATAGGTCCGGGGACGATTACTTATGAAATGAGTATGTTCAACACGCCTTCGTCAATAACTAATTATTATAATACAAATGTCCCTGGTGTGGGTCTTAGTTTGCAATTTGTTACTACAGACTTTTACTTTTCCAAAGTCAGACAGTATTCATTTCCGATACCGACAAAAATCGTTGTTTATCCTCTGGAGGTGACGTTAATAAAGACGGGGGATATTACGTCAGGCGTGATCGGCTCTGGATTACTGGCAACGGCTCATGGTGATGATAATGTTCAATCGTTAACGGTTAACTATGCTGGCAATAAAGTGACGCAATTAGCATGCGCAATAACAACGCCTAATTTAACTTTTCCTATCGGTGATATATCGGCATCGGCTTTTGGCAATACTGTCGGCACCATTCCTTCTGGTGCTCAAAGCACGCAGAATCTGGGCCTTGATTGCGATGCCGATGCGAATATTAACGTCATGCTGCAGGGGATGCAAAACCCGGACGTCAGCACTGACAGCGTATTAGCCTTGACTGGGCAAGGGAACGCGGACGTGGCGAAGGGGGTCGGCGTACAATTGCTATATAATGGGGCGCCTTTAGCGTTAAATAACCGAATTGTTTTGAAACAATCCGCGGGTGGCCAGGAAACGTTCCCGATAACCGCCCGTTATTATCAGACTCAGGCGAGTGTTTCAACAGGCAAGGCCAACGCATCAGCCACCCTTGACTTAACGTATCAGTAA
- the fdhF gene encoding formate dehydrogenase subunit alpha, with the protein MKKIASVCPYCGAGCKLNLVVENNRIIRAEAAEGVTNQGTLCLKGFYGWDFLNDTRLLTPRLTQPMIRYRKGEAFTPVTWEEAIRYTAQKLSSIKAQHGPRSIMTTGSSRGTGNETNYVMQKFARAVLHTNNVDCCARVCHGPSVAGLQETLGNGAMSNSINDIEHSKCLLVFGYNCADSHPIVARRVLKARENGAKIIVCDPRRIETARIADQHLQLKNGSNMALVNAFGYVLLEEELYDKNYVARFTEGLEAYRQTVKDYAPEKVEHLTGIPARDVRQAMRTFAAAPSATVMWGMGVTQFGQAVDVVKGLSSLALLTGNLGRPAVGVGPVRGQNNVQGACDMGVLPNMFPGYQDVTDPAVRQKFADAWGIDVNKMDDRVGTRITEVPHLALEGKVKAYYIMGEDPLQTEADLGLVRSGFDALDFVVVQDIFMTKTAEVADVLLPATSWGEHGGVFTCADRGFQRFGKAIEASGNVKRDWEIVSLLATEMGYPMDYDSNQQIWDEMRELCPLFYGVTYEKMGEMGHVQWPCPTLDHPGTPYLYKNNQFDTPTGKGQLFAAPWRAPAETPDDDYPLVLCTVREVGHYSCRSMTGNCAALQSLADEPGRVQMNPADADKLGITEGQLVWVRSRRGKVITRASISERINAGAVYMTYQWWIGACNELTQDNLDPISKTPETKYCAVQLEAIEDQRWAEDYAASSYQTMKTRLINAVNV; encoded by the coding sequence ATGAAAAAAATCGCCAGCGTCTGCCCTTACTGTGGTGCAGGCTGCAAATTAAACCTTGTCGTTGAGAATAACCGTATCATCCGTGCCGAAGCGGCAGAAGGGGTGACAAACCAGGGCACTTTATGCCTGAAAGGATTTTACGGCTGGGACTTCCTCAACGATACCCGCCTCCTCACCCCACGCCTGACCCAGCCAATGATCCGCTACCGTAAAGGCGAAGCATTCACTCCCGTGACCTGGGAGGAGGCTATCCGATACACCGCCCAGAAGCTCAGCAGCATTAAAGCGCAACACGGGCCGCGGTCAATCATGACTACCGGTTCATCACGCGGAACCGGCAATGAAACCAACTACGTCATGCAAAAATTTGCCCGTGCGGTGCTGCACACCAACAACGTCGACTGCTGCGCGCGCGTCTGTCACGGTCCTTCCGTGGCAGGGTTACAGGAGACCCTCGGCAACGGTGCGATGAGTAATTCCATCAACGATATTGAGCACTCTAAATGTCTGCTGGTATTCGGCTATAACTGCGCAGACTCTCACCCTATCGTCGCCCGCCGCGTGCTTAAAGCCCGTGAAAACGGCGCGAAAATCATCGTCTGCGATCCGCGCCGCATCGAAACGGCGCGCATTGCCGATCAGCACCTGCAGCTGAAAAACGGCAGCAACATGGCGCTGGTGAACGCCTTTGGCTATGTGCTGCTGGAAGAGGAGCTGTACGACAAAAACTATGTCGCGCGGTTTACGGAAGGGCTTGAGGCCTATCGTCAGACGGTGAAAGACTATGCGCCGGAGAAGGTCGAGCATCTTACCGGCATTCCCGCCCGAGACGTACGTCAGGCAATGCGCACCTTCGCGGCGGCTCCTTCCGCCACCGTAATGTGGGGAATGGGCGTGACCCAGTTTGGTCAGGCCGTCGATGTCGTCAAAGGGCTTTCCAGCCTTGCACTGCTGACCGGCAACCTGGGCCGTCCTGCCGTCGGCGTCGGCCCCGTACGCGGACAAAACAATGTTCAGGGTGCCTGTGATATGGGCGTTCTGCCGAATATGTTCCCCGGCTATCAGGATGTGACCGATCCGGCGGTCAGGCAGAAGTTCGCTGATGCCTGGGGGATTGACGTCAATAAAATGGACGATCGGGTCGGGACGCGTATTACCGAGGTGCCTCATCTGGCGCTGGAAGGCAAGGTCAAGGCCTACTACATCATGGGGGAAGATCCGCTTCAGACGGAAGCCGATCTCGGTCTCGTCCGCAGCGGTTTTGACGCCCTCGATTTTGTGGTGGTTCAGGACATCTTTATGACCAAAACGGCGGAAGTGGCGGACGTTCTGCTCCCTGCCACCTCCTGGGGCGAACACGGCGGCGTCTTTACCTGCGCCGACCGGGGTTTCCAGCGTTTTGGCAAAGCCATTGAGGCCAGCGGCAACGTGAAGCGCGACTGGGAGATCGTCAGCCTGCTCGCCACCGAGATGGGCTACCCGATGGATTATGACTCCAACCAGCAGATCTGGGACGAGATGCGCGAGCTGTGCCCTCTCTTCTATGGCGTGACGTATGAAAAAATGGGCGAGATGGGGCACGTGCAGTGGCCGTGCCCGACGCTCGATCATCCGGGAACGCCGTACCTGTACAAAAACAATCAGTTCGACACGCCAACAGGCAAGGGTCAACTGTTTGCCGCGCCGTGGCGCGCGCCGGCAGAGACGCCCGATGATGATTATCCGCTGGTACTCTGCACGGTGCGCGAGGTAGGCCACTACTCCTGCCGCTCGATGACCGGGAACTGCGCCGCGCTGCAGAGCCTGGCCGATGAGCCGGGTCGGGTGCAAATGAATCCTGCCGATGCGGACAAACTGGGCATTACTGAGGGTCAACTGGTCTGGGTACGCTCCCGCCGGGGGAAAGTAATTACCCGCGCCAGCATCAGCGAGCGCATCAACGCCGGGGCGGTCTATATGACCTATCAGTGGTGGATTGGCGCCTGCAACGAGCTAACCCAGGATAACCTCGATCCCATCTCCAAAACCCCGGAAACGAAGTACTGCGCGGTGCAGCTGGAGGCGATTGAGGACCAGCGCTGGGCGGAGGATTATGCGGCGTCGTCTTACCAGACGATGAAAACGCGGTTGATTAACGCAGTGAATGTCTGA
- a CDS encoding two-component-system connector protein YcgZ, whose translation MQQKGHVADSAAAIAQYFEKASLPTQQETLGQVVVEILSDGRNLNRKSLCTKLLSRLERADGPEEEQHYHMLLGLLFER comes from the coding sequence ATGCAGCAGAAAGGTCACGTCGCAGATTCCGCAGCAGCAATCGCACAGTACTTCGAAAAAGCCTCTCTTCCTACCCAGCAAGAAACGCTCGGTCAGGTGGTTGTTGAGATCCTTAGCGACGGGCGGAACCTCAATCGTAAATCGCTCTGTACCAAACTATTAAGCCGCCTCGAAAGAGCCGATGGCCCGGAAGAGGAGCAGCATTACCACATGCTGCTTGGTCTTCTCTTCGAACGATAA
- a CDS encoding diguanylate phosphodiesterase — MLTTIIYRSHICEDVPVKALETMVAAANSKNRQSNVTGILLFNGTHFFQLLEGPADHVSAIYEQICNDTRHHNVVELMRDHGPVRRFGKVGMELFDLRQFDRDEVLQQVLNRGTTRYQLTYNDRPLQFFRTFVEATEKANYFELPPADSWDFVPEDTHLSAQPEVVAKGADCSFAFQPIVDPFMQRVVSWEALLRTPSGDSPGVYFANRSREDVYASDLQSKQVALSMASALGLQDQTLSLNLLPMTLVNLPNAVDFLLTAIEANGFVPEQIMVEFTESEAISRFDEFTDSVRQLKSAGISVTIDHFGAGFAGLQLLAQFQPDRIKINRDLVANVHKSGPRQAIIQAIIKCCSSLEIQFCAVGVEKAEEWMWLESAGISQFQGHLFASPRHGGIPAIAWPEKKFDF, encoded by the coding sequence ATGCTTACAACCATCATTTACCGCAGTCATATCTGCGAAGACGTTCCAGTGAAAGCGCTGGAAACAATGGTCGCTGCTGCAAATAGTAAAAACCGGCAATCCAATGTCACGGGGATCTTGCTGTTTAACGGCACACATTTTTTCCAGTTGCTTGAGGGGCCAGCGGATCATGTTTCTGCTATTTATGAGCAGATCTGCAACGACACCCGCCACCATAACGTGGTAGAGCTGATGCGGGATCACGGGCCTGTCCGGCGTTTTGGCAAGGTGGGCATGGAGCTTTTTGATTTACGCCAGTTCGACAGGGATGAGGTGCTGCAGCAGGTGCTCAACAGAGGCACGACGCGCTACCAGCTGACGTATAATGACCGCCCGCTGCAGTTTTTCCGTACCTTTGTTGAGGCCACAGAAAAAGCGAACTATTTTGAACTGCCTCCTGCAGATTCATGGGATTTTGTGCCTGAAGACACGCACTTATCTGCACAACCTGAGGTGGTCGCGAAAGGGGCGGATTGTAGCTTTGCCTTTCAACCGATAGTCGATCCGTTTATGCAGCGGGTCGTCTCCTGGGAGGCGCTTCTCCGCACCCCGTCCGGCGACTCGCCGGGGGTCTACTTCGCCAACCGCTCGCGCGAGGACGTGTATGCCTCTGATTTGCAAAGCAAGCAGGTGGCGCTCTCAATGGCCAGCGCGCTGGGGTTACAGGACCAGACGTTGTCTCTTAACCTGCTGCCTATGACGCTGGTCAATCTCCCCAACGCCGTGGACTTTCTGCTTACCGCCATCGAAGCAAATGGTTTTGTGCCCGAGCAAATTATGGTCGAGTTCACCGAGAGCGAAGCCATTTCCCGTTTCGATGAGTTCACAGACTCGGTCAGACAGTTAAAAAGTGCGGGGATCAGCGTAACGATCGATCACTTTGGTGCCGGTTTTGCCGGGCTACAGCTGCTGGCCCAGTTCCAGCCGGACAGAATTAAGATTAATCGTGATCTGGTAGCGAACGTGCACAAAAGTGGTCCGCGTCAGGCTATTATTCAGGCGATTATCAAATGCTGTTCTTCGCTGGAAATTCAGTTCTGCGCGGTCGGCGTGGAGAAGGCGGAAGAGTGGATGTGGCTGGAGTCTGCGGGGATTTCCCAGTTCCAGGGACATCTTTTCGCCAGCCC
- a CDS encoding two-component-system connector protein AriR gives MRQNIQLQPEYHSAFLESALSEYFRHAGDRFAEESAVFSTAVRCVLASEGHLSNKAIILWLIQTLEATNDVVQTDVIRKTLEIVVGYTMDDV, from the coding sequence ATGAGACAAAATATTCAGCTACAACCCGAATACCATTCTGCTTTTTTAGAAAGCGCGCTGTCGGAGTATTTCCGTCATGCAGGCGATCGTTTTGCTGAAGAGTCTGCTGTTTTTTCTACTGCAGTACGCTGTGTTCTGGCTTCTGAAGGACATCTGTCCAATAAAGCCATCATCCTCTGGCTCATTCAGACGCTGGAAGCGACCAACGACGTTGTTCAGACGGATGTCATTCGTAAGACGCTTGAAATCGTGGTGGGCTACACCATGGATGACGTTTAA
- a CDS encoding type 1 fimbrial protein: MNILHAAALAATLISCNTFAGDAVNVSVTGNIIASPCIFNGGNDNMDINLGNIQASNMSTPGSSSDPVPFNLMFTQCPAGTSSVTVSFTGNPDPVAGADYYMNSGSATNVAIAMSEAATGALKGTGTSITQTIAADRTATMAMQAAVTSFTGGATPGNISAVVVMTMQYN; encoded by the coding sequence ATGAATATTTTGCACGCGGCAGCGCTTGCCGCCACGTTAATAAGCTGCAATACCTTTGCAGGGGACGCTGTTAACGTCAGCGTTACCGGAAATATTATTGCCTCGCCCTGCATATTTAACGGAGGGAATGACAATATGGATATTAACCTCGGCAATATTCAGGCATCAAACATGTCTACGCCGGGGTCATCTTCCGATCCTGTGCCGTTTAACCTGATGTTTACCCAGTGTCCGGCTGGCACTAGCAGCGTAACGGTCTCATTTACCGGTAACCCCGATCCCGTCGCGGGGGCGGATTACTACATGAACAGCGGTTCTGCCACTAATGTCGCGATAGCAATGAGTGAGGCGGCAACCGGTGCGTTAAAGGGGACGGGGACAAGCATTACGCAGACGATCGCAGCAGACAGAACCGCAACGATGGCCATGCAGGCCGCGGTGACATCCTTTACCGGCGGGGCGACGCCGGGGAACATCAGCGCTGTTGTTGTCATGACGATGCAGTACAACTGA
- a CDS encoding response regulator transcription factor yields MLNILIKETDLFFRDGLQRFLVDFFTHNFRHSLHFDVELSHEHVSAADIIFLALCQGETLTCYPELLARKKGIVVGLVEDEHRFSACPSCYQDMIFLSRRTSLDRMTETLFIAWYRTQLPSFRWKNKSCDECQHKILSLQQIRVMVHFYRGLSVGQIADKLNTSDKTIFTHKYLLMQKFDLRSDFELMALIHRMVEKNTCPNRLRDYLIDNQLQS; encoded by the coding sequence ATGCTGAATATTCTCATTAAAGAGACTGATTTATTTTTTAGAGACGGATTGCAGCGTTTTCTTGTGGATTTCTTCACCCATAATTTCAGGCATTCGCTCCATTTTGACGTTGAACTTTCTCATGAACATGTTAGTGCCGCCGATATTATTTTTCTCGCGTTATGTCAGGGGGAAACCCTGACCTGCTATCCTGAATTACTGGCGCGCAAAAAAGGAATTGTGGTTGGTCTGGTCGAGGATGAGCACCGTTTCTCGGCATGTCCGTCCTGTTATCAGGATATGATATTTCTCTCTCGGCGCACCTCGCTTGACAGAATGACCGAGACGCTGTTTATCGCATGGTATCGCACCCAATTACCCAGCTTTCGCTGGAAAAATAAAAGCTGCGATGAATGCCAGCACAAGATATTATCGCTGCAGCAAATTCGCGTTATGGTGCATTTTTACAGAGGATTATCGGTAGGGCAGATTGCGGATAAGCTTAACACCAGTGATAAAACCATTTTTACCCATAAATATCTGCTGATGCAGAAATTCGACCTGCGTAGTGATTTTGAACTCATGGCCTTGATCCACCGGATGGTAGAGAAGAATACCTGTCCGAACCGGTTGCGTGACTATCTAATTGATAATCAGCTGCAAAGCTAA